A portion of the Flavobacterium magnum genome contains these proteins:
- a CDS encoding alpha-1,2-fucosyltransferase has translation MIVVKLIGGLGNQMFQYAAAKAIAIERNQPLELDVSAFDHYKLHQFALHHFNFSAKVFRPRHILWDKVRSLFIKILHYKERDFGFNARIFDLKADDLYLDGYFQSEKYFLKHSSTIRREFEIISSLKPQTLKVLEEIRNTNSVSLHIRRGDYVGNPLHGTDNELFYRKALGFIETKIENPKLFVFSDDTLWAKQNFKSKHEVIFIDFNDALSNFEDIKLMSCCKHNIIANSSFSWWGAWLNDNPGKLVVAPQQWFNDKSINTSDLIPENWIRF, from the coding sequence ATGATTGTCGTAAAGCTGATAGGAGGATTGGGGAATCAGATGTTTCAGTACGCGGCGGCGAAAGCAATTGCGATAGAACGCAATCAGCCACTTGAACTTGACGTCAGTGCGTTTGATCATTACAAACTGCACCAGTTCGCATTGCATCATTTTAATTTCTCTGCGAAGGTATTTCGCCCGCGACACATACTTTGGGATAAGGTAAGGTCCTTGTTTATCAAAATATTGCATTATAAAGAACGTGATTTCGGTTTCAATGCACGGATTTTTGATTTAAAAGCGGATGATCTTTATTTGGATGGATATTTCCAATCAGAAAAGTATTTTCTAAAACACAGCAGCACGATCAGGAGGGAATTTGAAATTATTTCCAGTTTGAAACCGCAAACGTTAAAAGTATTGGAGGAAATACGCAATACAAACTCGGTTTCACTACACATCCGGAGAGGTGATTATGTTGGCAATCCATTGCACGGTACCGATAATGAATTGTTCTACAGGAAGGCTTTGGGTTTTATCGAAACAAAGATTGAGAATCCGAAATTATTTGTGTTTTCAGATGACACGCTGTGGGCGAAGCAAAATTTCAAATCAAAACACGAAGTCATTTTTATTGATTTTAACGATGCATTGAGTAATTTTGAGGATATTAAACTGATGTCGTGCTGCAAGCACAATATTATTGCAAACAGCAGTTTTAGCTGGTGGGGAGCATGGTTAAACGATAATCCCGGGAAACTTGTCGTTGCACCTCAACAGTGGTTTAATGACAAAAGTATCAATACCAGTGACTTAATTCCGGAAAACTGGATCAGATTTTAA